The Myxococcota bacterium genome has a segment encoding these proteins:
- a CDS encoding EthD domain-containing protein, with the protein MEKLLYLLRDDAERPGAELRRALLEGAAPALRAAGARDVVVNVQDEHTAAGTPIRKEGPPVRAMVTFWMQTADDRAPCEAALRAAAARIDGYVVSEARPLVHATNPGGRTAGMNQVTCIARRPGLADEEFFRIWHGDHRAVAVETQSTTGYVRNVVAFRLTPDAKPFDAIVEETFPIEALTDPHVFYDAVGDEAKFRANLDRMMKSCERFLDFAPMECTHMSEYVLG; encoded by the coding sequence CGGCCGGGGGCCGAGCTGCGGCGCGCGCTCCTCGAAGGGGCGGCGCCCGCGCTGCGCGCCGCGGGCGCGCGCGACGTCGTCGTGAACGTGCAGGACGAGCACACGGCCGCGGGCACGCCCATCCGCAAGGAAGGGCCGCCCGTCCGCGCGATGGTGACCTTCTGGATGCAGACGGCCGACGACCGCGCGCCGTGCGAGGCCGCGCTCCGCGCCGCGGCCGCTCGCATCGACGGCTACGTCGTGAGCGAGGCGCGGCCGCTCGTGCACGCGACGAACCCGGGCGGCCGCACGGCGGGCATGAACCAGGTCACGTGCATCGCGCGCAGGCCCGGGCTCGCGGACGAGGAGTTCTTCCGGATCTGGCACGGCGACCACCGCGCGGTCGCCGTCGAGACGCAGTCGACCACGGGCTACGTGCGCAACGTCGTCGCGTTCCGGCTCACGCCCGACGCGAAGCCCTTCGACGCGATCGTCGAGGAGACGTTCCCGATCGAGGCGCTCACCGACCCGCACGTCTTCTACGACGCGGTCGGCGACGAGGCGAAGTTCCGCGCGAACCTCGACCGCATGATGAAGAGCTGCGAGCGCTTCCTCGACTTCGCGCCGATGGAGTGCACGCACATGTCGGAGTACGTGCTCGGCTGA
- a CDS encoding phosphotransferase family protein, with the protein MSIDPESVRAPFAKWLSQRWPDVASLRVGAVQSPKSGFSAQTLILPVEGERAGVPFSEKVVLRIESPEPAVYPQQAPGLDCEVEIQFRAMAAVAATGVVPLAPLIGFEGDASVLGAPFFAMGFVEGEVPIENPIYTAEGFFVDATPAERARLVEEGLCALAALHSLDWRAAGFGWLVPDGEEPTVERQVDIWERYARRELDGRAHPLIDRALAWMRANRPAPPHPPTLSWGDCRPGNVIWRDFRPLALTDFENVAVAPPEFDLGWWLMFDRWSHEAYGQPRLEGEPTRAEQVAIYERAAGRSMGDTFYYELIGAFRYAAIVVRVSNRLVERGLLPADQTLWLQNPASTCLEQMLDEVGA; encoded by the coding sequence GTGTCGATCGACCCCGAATCCGTCCGCGCGCCGTTCGCGAAGTGGCTGTCGCAGCGCTGGCCCGACGTCGCGAGTCTGCGCGTCGGCGCGGTGCAGAGCCCGAAGTCGGGCTTCTCCGCGCAGACGCTGATCCTCCCCGTCGAGGGCGAACGCGCGGGGGTGCCGTTCTCGGAGAAGGTGGTGCTGCGCATCGAGAGCCCGGAGCCCGCGGTCTACCCGCAGCAGGCGCCGGGCCTCGACTGCGAGGTCGAGATCCAGTTCCGCGCAATGGCGGCGGTCGCGGCGACGGGCGTCGTCCCGCTCGCACCGCTCATCGGCTTCGAGGGCGACGCGAGCGTGCTCGGCGCGCCGTTCTTCGCGATGGGCTTCGTCGAGGGCGAGGTGCCGATCGAGAATCCGATCTACACGGCCGAGGGCTTCTTCGTCGACGCGACGCCCGCAGAGCGCGCGCGGCTCGTCGAGGAGGGGCTCTGCGCGCTCGCCGCGCTGCACTCGCTCGACTGGCGCGCGGCCGGCTTCGGGTGGCTCGTTCCCGACGGCGAGGAGCCGACGGTCGAGCGCCAGGTGGACATCTGGGAACGCTATGCGCGGCGCGAGCTCGACGGGCGCGCGCACCCGCTGATCGACCGCGCGCTCGCGTGGATGCGTGCGAACCGCCCGGCGCCGCCGCACCCGCCGACGCTCAGCTGGGGCGACTGCCGGCCGGGCAACGTCATCTGGCGCGACTTCCGCCCGCTCGCGCTCACGGACTTCGAGAACGTCGCGGTCGCGCCGCCCGAGTTCGATCTCGGCTGGTGGCTCATGTTCGACCGCTGGTCGCACGAGGCCTACGGCCAGCCGCGCCTCGAGGGCGAGCCCACGCGCGCCGAGCAGGTCGCGATCTACGAACGCGCGGCCGGCCGCTCGATGGGCGACACGTTCTACTACGAGCTGATCGGCGCCTTCCGCTACGCCGCCATCGTCGTGCGCGTGTCGAACCGGCTCGTCGAGCGCGGCCTCCTGCCGGCGGACCAGACGCTCTGGCTGCAGAACCCGGCCTCGACGTGCCTCGAGCAGATGCTCGACGAGGTGGGCGCCTAG
- a CDS encoding aldo/keto reductase produces the protein MERRRLGHSKLEVGVVGLGCNNFGMRIDEPSSAAVVDAAIDAGITLFDTADMYGDGRSEEFLGRALGARRADVVVATKFGGLGAMKKETGFGAPAAVRACLDASLARLGTDWIDLYQMHYPDPATPIAETLGALDDCVRAGKVRAIGSSNFDAAGVRAAADTAAVSGGAAFAAAQNEWSVLARAAERALVPACVAANVSLIPYFPLASGLLTGKYARGEAFAEGTRLAAMPYFASVATDANFAKVEALTAIAREAGRTLVELAMSWLACQPSVGSIIAGATKPSQVAANAAAAGWRMSADELRAVEDAVAD, from the coding sequence ATGGAGCGACGACGGCTCGGTCACTCGAAGCTCGAGGTCGGCGTCGTCGGCCTCGGCTGCAACAACTTCGGCATGCGCATCGACGAGCCGTCGAGCGCGGCCGTCGTGGACGCGGCGATCGACGCCGGCATCACGCTCTTCGACACGGCCGACATGTACGGCGACGGACGCTCCGAGGAGTTCCTCGGGCGCGCGCTCGGCGCGCGGCGCGCCGACGTCGTCGTCGCGACGAAGTTCGGCGGGCTCGGGGCGATGAAGAAGGAGACGGGCTTCGGCGCGCCCGCCGCCGTCCGCGCCTGCCTCGACGCGAGCCTCGCGCGCCTCGGCACCGACTGGATCGACCTCTACCAGATGCACTACCCCGACCCGGCGACGCCCATCGCCGAGACGCTCGGCGCGCTCGACGACTGCGTGCGCGCGGGCAAGGTGCGCGCGATCGGCTCGTCGAACTTCGACGCGGCGGGCGTGCGCGCGGCGGCCGACACGGCGGCGGTCTCCGGCGGCGCGGCGTTCGCCGCGGCGCAGAACGAGTGGAGCGTGCTCGCGCGCGCGGCCGAGCGGGCGCTCGTCCCCGCGTGCGTCGCCGCGAACGTGTCGCTGATCCCGTACTTCCCGCTCGCGAGCGGCCTGCTGACGGGCAAGTACGCGCGCGGCGAGGCCTTCGCCGAGGGAACGCGGCTCGCCGCGATGCCGTACTTCGCGAGCGTCGCGACCGACGCGAACTTCGCGAAGGTCGAGGCGCTCACTGCGATCGCGCGCGAAGCCGGCCGCACGCTCGTCGAGCTGGCGATGTCGTGGCTCGCCTGCCAGCCGAGCGTCGGCTCCATCATCGCCGGCGCGACGAAGCCTTCGCAGGTGGCCGCGAACGCGGCGGCCGCCGGCTGGAGGATGTCGGCCGACGAGCTCCGCGCGGTCGAGGACGCGGTCGCCGACTAG
- a CDS encoding AMP-binding protein, producing MSKSEPTSGATREPIEELVARDPFRARRREARPVPAPDGGRGPRTVGDVLARALAAHPDKEFLVGRGRRVTYAEFDALAARAASALAALGVRAGDRVAASLPTDVDIAVFFHGALRLGAVWLGINRNLAPPEKRFLLDDAGVSLVLADPEMATQIEAERAGLPRLREVVVCDRDARASCAWSAALDAATAPPPAVALDPHAPAGIAYTSGTTGHPKGVVHTHHNLLVPGAVLATLGDYRPDSRRGDCFPLTILNMQVLTTLLLAQVGATGVFMDRIDAEGVAEWIERERVTLFTAPTALIYSLAHDDRIAPRALATLERVFFGGGACPTPVIEAFEAKFGVPVRGTYGLTEMPTVVAQESRGERVPGASGRPLPHVRVTLRDADDAEVAPGEAGELCVEPASAGPWAGVYTPMLGYWRRPEATAEALRGGRLHTGDVARLDAGGAVVVVDRKNLLIVRGGANVYPAEVERALHEDARVEACAVVGAPDERLGERVAAFVQLAPGAHASEDELVAHCRARLAKYKVPERILFVDAMPRNAMGKIVRRELPAIELPAIEPSRR from the coding sequence ATGTCGAAGTCCGAGCCCACGTCCGGCGCGACGCGCGAGCCGATCGAAGAGCTCGTCGCGCGCGATCCGTTCCGCGCGCGGCGGCGCGAAGCGCGTCCGGTTCCCGCGCCCGACGGCGGGCGCGGCCCTCGCACGGTGGGCGACGTGCTCGCGCGCGCGCTGGCCGCGCACCCCGACAAGGAGTTCCTCGTCGGCCGCGGCCGGCGCGTCACGTACGCGGAGTTCGACGCGCTCGCGGCGCGCGCAGCCTCGGCCCTCGCGGCGCTCGGCGTGCGTGCGGGCGATCGCGTCGCGGCGAGCCTGCCGACCGACGTCGACATCGCCGTCTTCTTCCACGGCGCGCTGCGGCTCGGCGCCGTCTGGCTCGGCATCAACCGCAACCTCGCACCGCCGGAGAAGCGCTTCCTGCTCGACGACGCGGGAGTCTCGCTCGTGCTCGCCGACCCGGAGATGGCAACGCAGATCGAGGCCGAGCGCGCCGGACTGCCGCGCCTGCGCGAGGTCGTCGTGTGCGACCGCGACGCGCGCGCGTCGTGCGCGTGGAGTGCGGCGCTCGACGCCGCGACGGCGCCGCCCCCGGCCGTCGCGCTCGACCCGCACGCGCCGGCCGGCATCGCCTACACGAGCGGCACGACCGGCCATCCGAAGGGCGTCGTGCACACGCACCACAACCTGCTCGTGCCCGGCGCCGTGCTCGCGACGCTCGGCGACTACCGACCCGATTCGCGCCGCGGCGACTGCTTCCCGCTCACGATCCTGAACATGCAGGTGCTGACGACGCTGCTGCTCGCGCAGGTCGGCGCGACGGGCGTGTTCATGGATCGCATCGATGCCGAGGGCGTCGCGGAGTGGATCGAGCGCGAGCGCGTCACGCTCTTCACCGCGCCGACGGCCCTGATCTACAGCCTCGCGCACGACGACCGCATCGCGCCGCGCGCGCTCGCGACGCTCGAGCGCGTCTTCTTCGGCGGCGGCGCGTGCCCGACGCCCGTGATCGAGGCGTTCGAGGCGAAGTTCGGGGTGCCCGTGCGCGGCACGTACGGGCTCACCGAGATGCCGACGGTCGTGGCGCAGGAGTCGCGCGGCGAGCGCGTCCCCGGCGCGAGCGGCCGACCCCTTCCGCACGTGCGCGTCACGCTGCGCGACGCGGACGACGCCGAGGTCGCGCCCGGCGAGGCGGGCGAGCTGTGCGTCGAGCCCGCGAGCGCGGGCCCGTGGGCCGGCGTGTACACGCCGATGCTCGGCTACTGGCGGAGGCCCGAGGCGACGGCCGAGGCGCTGCGCGGCGGGCGCCTCCACACGGGCGACGTCGCGCGCCTCGACGCGGGCGGCGCCGTCGTCGTCGTCGATCGCAAGAACCTCCTGATCGTGCGCGGCGGCGCGAACGTGTACCCGGCCGAAGTGGAACGCGCGCTGCACGAGGACGCGCGCGTCGAGGCGTGCGCCGTCGTCGGCGCGCCGGACGAGCGGCTCGGAGAGCGGGTCGCGGCCTTCGTGCAGCTCGCGCCGGGCGCGCACGCGAGCGAGGACGAGCTCGTCGCGCACTGCCGCGCGCGCCTCGCGAAGTACAAGGTTCCGGAGCGCATCCTGTTCGTGGATGCGATGCCGCGCAACGCGATGGGCAAGATCGTGCGGCGCGAGCTCCCCGCGATCGAGCTCCCCGCGATCGAGCCGTCGCGCCGCTGA
- a CDS encoding alkyl sulfatase dimerization domain-containing protein — translation MASRAIEAEVDRLIDERPGRELLDPVYDEKAVEVAPGIFRSAGTTASYMLVTSAGRVIVNTGMGWETPHHKHLFDAVCPGPTPYIVTTQGHVDHVGGVGQLRGPETRYVAHANNPACQADDKRLVRFRARTAMRWFPHLPARIAAFAKRYPDAKPFQDEPTPDVMFDDRMRLRAGDLDIELLHAPGGETIDSLIVWLPQRRTAIVSNLFGPLFPHFPNFNTLRGDKYRFPVPYMANVDRMRALAPATLITGRHLPIEGEELVDACLARMRGAVEHVHERTLAAMNEGKDAYEIMREASLPAELRVGQGYGKVAWAARTFFEEYTGWFRRRSTAELYGCDPADTEALLARLAGADAVVAEAEALLARGDAPGAIRLAEAALATSEGNARAARVMLGAHEHLLANGGDESFWESGWLRHEAERWRRAVESDGR, via the coding sequence ATGGCGAGCCGCGCGATCGAGGCCGAGGTCGACCGCCTGATCGACGAGCGTCCCGGCCGCGAGCTCCTCGACCCCGTGTACGACGAGAAGGCGGTCGAGGTCGCGCCCGGCATCTTCCGCTCGGCGGGAACGACGGCCAGCTACATGCTCGTGACGAGCGCCGGCCGCGTCATCGTGAACACGGGGATGGGCTGGGAGACGCCGCACCACAAGCATCTCTTCGACGCCGTCTGTCCCGGCCCGACGCCGTACATCGTCACGACGCAGGGCCACGTCGATCACGTCGGCGGTGTCGGCCAGCTGCGCGGCCCCGAGACGCGCTACGTCGCGCACGCCAACAACCCCGCGTGCCAGGCCGACGACAAGCGGCTCGTCCGGTTCCGCGCGCGCACGGCGATGCGCTGGTTCCCGCACCTGCCCGCGCGCATCGCCGCGTTCGCGAAGCGCTACCCCGACGCGAAGCCCTTCCAGGACGAGCCCACCCCCGACGTGATGTTCGACGACCGCATGCGGCTGCGCGCCGGCGACCTCGACATCGAGCTCCTGCACGCGCCGGGCGGCGAGACGATCGACAGCCTGATCGTCTGGCTCCCGCAGCGGCGCACGGCGATCGTGAGCAACCTGTTCGGTCCGCTCTTCCCGCACTTCCCGAACTTCAACACGCTGCGCGGCGACAAGTACCGCTTCCCCGTGCCCTACATGGCGAACGTCGACCGCATGCGCGCGCTCGCGCCGGCGACGCTGATCACCGGGCGCCACCTTCCGATCGAGGGCGAGGAGCTCGTCGACGCGTGCCTCGCGCGCATGCGCGGCGCGGTCGAGCACGTGCACGAGCGCACGCTCGCCGCGATGAACGAGGGCAAGGACGCCTACGAGATCATGCGCGAGGCGTCGCTCCCGGCGGAGCTGCGCGTCGGGCAGGGCTACGGGAAGGTGGCGTGGGCCGCGCGCACGTTCTTCGAGGAGTACACGGGCTGGTTCCGCCGCCGCTCGACGGCCGAGCTCTACGGCTGCGACCCCGCCGACACGGAGGCCTTGCTCGCGCGCCTCGCCGGCGCGGACGCGGTCGTCGCCGAGGCCGAGGCGCTGCTCGCGCGCGGCGACGCGCCGGGCGCGATCCGGCTCGCCGAGGCCGCGCTCGCGACCTCGGAGGGGAATGCGCGCGCCGCGCGCGTGATGCTCGGCGCGCACGAGCACCTGCTCGCGAACGGCGGCGACGAGAGCTTCTGGGAGAGCGGCTGGCTGCGGCACGAAGCCGAGCGGTGGCGGCGCGCGGTCGAGTCGGACGGTCGTTAG
- a CDS encoding VOC family protein, translating into MATTKTPAAASELAALGLPPIDQIGFVVRSIAEAKERYGPLFGPFSDLDGSVRAAEYRGRVADAKLALAFGRTGDLEIEFIEWQGGESPHREFIEAGREGMHHLRYRVDDADAWIERVAAIGYRPIWYKQYSADTVFAYLEREGDPLLIELLQMPPGGPGTGAKAR; encoded by the coding sequence ATGGCGACGACGAAGACTCCCGCGGCGGCGAGCGAGCTCGCGGCGCTCGGCCTCCCGCCGATCGACCAGATCGGCTTCGTCGTGCGCTCGATCGCCGAGGCGAAGGAGCGCTACGGGCCGCTCTTCGGCCCGTTCAGCGACCTCGACGGCTCGGTCCGGGCGGCCGAGTACCGCGGCCGGGTCGCCGACGCGAAGCTCGCGCTCGCCTTCGGCCGCACGGGCGACCTCGAGATCGAGTTCATCGAGTGGCAGGGCGGCGAGAGCCCCCACCGCGAGTTCATCGAGGCGGGGCGCGAGGGCATGCACCACCTGCGCTACCGCGTCGACGACGCCGACGCGTGGATCGAGCGCGTCGCGGCGATCGGCTACCGCCCGATCTGGTACAAGCAGTACAGCGCGGACACGGTCTTCGCCTATCTCGAGCGCGAGGGCGACCCGCTCCTGATCGAGCTGCTGCAGATGCCGCCCGGCGGGCCGGGCACCGGCGCGAAAGCGCGTTAG